CTCAAATCATCTCGTTTTGTACCTTTAATTAAAGCTCCTAGCTGATCTCCTGCTTGAGCCTCTTCAAGGATTTTGTGGAACATTTCAACtccttaaaatatgtattttaatattagatgatttattattttaaattaatggagaaataaaattttaaattctaattgcatatatttattatatactatgttacATACACAacagttacaaacattttagtgtcaactattaagtacctacataagtctgtaacaaataaattaaaataaaatctatttaatacgaaaaaatatgaatttacgcactacaatctaaataatattatataataatcaaatcaaacaatagtatttaataataatgcaatattattattgttagctaACAGTATTATACATGAGCAATTAAGTCATAAGACAAGTTTACGTATATTTTGGACAAAATCAGtgcatgtaaaaaataaatatttataaagcgATAACTTTTTTAAGGTTTGTAGCAGGCAGATAACTGACCAGtaactatattttgttacactgttaataaaatataaatttatgaccaaaatagtatttaattaaatcacacaacattttaattatttgattttaacataCAATAGATATTTTGTTAACCGAAGTCAATTCATCTGATTatttctataaactataataaatgggtgagtacattttatttatttttatttttatttattctttaagaAGAAAATGTACATAgatgattaatacatttttactcaaaaaaagTTGGTCTGgttaattaaaagttttatataaattattattaatacataaggTTACTAAATAAATCACACgtgttaatgtttttatttaatgaatctaaaatctattatttattaaccattcatataatattattataatatataacatgaaGTCAACAAATATTGTTGTCTAGTGCTTACTATCATATTctgaaataactaatattaaaaactatttgtatAGTAGGGTCTATCAATCTCTTTATTATCGATGATGGACCCAACTAATGaacactgaatataatattaccagtgATTGTAGATTTTATAACTTTGTTATAACCAACAAATTCACATTCATTTCCTTTTTTAATTATGCCACGTTCTAATCTGCCAGTTACCACTGTGCCACGTCCTGGAATGGAGTAAACATGTTCTACTGGTAACATGAAGGGTTTATCTAAATCACGTATTGGTTGTGGAACATATTTATCTACTTCGGCCAGTAGAGCTTCAATAGCTTTTTCTCCTACacataaaattctaaattacataactttaaaagaaatatagaaaatatatatattgtgttaccAATTTCCGGTTCTTTTCCTTCAAGGGCACATAGTGCTGAACCTTTAATAACTGGTAAATTTTCGCCATCAAAACCCATTTCAGTAAGTAGTTCCCTAATTTCCATTTCCACTAATTCAACCATTTCCGAATCAGCTGCATCAactttattaatgaaaacaataatatgaccGATTCCTATTTGTTTAgctaataataaatgttctcTGGTTTGAGGCATAGCACCATCAGTTGCAGCTACTACTAAAATAGCTCCATCCATTTGATTAGTTCCAGTGATCATGTTCTagcaataaaaacaatgaataaataaatatttcattaatttttttttttttaccttaataTAATCAGCATGTCCTGGGCAGTCAGTGTGGCTGTAATGTCTAGCTTCAGTTTCATACTCAACATGAGCAACGTTAATGGTGATTCCACGGGCTTTTTCTTCAGGTGCGTTATCAATGTCAGCATATTGTTTCATCTTAGccattttttttgtagataaaactaaaaaccaaatgttgtaaaatgttaaatactagtaaataatatttaatttaataaaaatcagacTAACcacttaaacaataaaaaaaattaaaatattttttggtaagtGCCCCCTTTTTGGACAGGAAAATTATAGTTGTACTAGTTtacctattgtattatgtatagaatattaattataatttgttctaATATCTGACtagttatttctttttaaaattgatgacaTTGTTAATGATAGTGTAATCATAAGCGTGCACAGACATTTATGGCATAACCtattaacacacacacatacatctttattatatttttattcaagcgtaagttatacaaattaatttggaTAGGTTAACCTCATTTAACTACATTTACTGtggtaaaaagtattttataaataaaaataaaatgatcgactatcataatataattgaatattgagGGGAGAAAATTTTCTGAGTCATCAAGTGTTTGCCATAACTACCCCGTGTGGCACGCTTATGAGTGTAATGTGTAATGGAATATTTGATATCTATGACAAAAcataacatacatttaattttgtccATCAAACTATAAGGacatgattaatatattataataatgtataggtaatttgtatacctacaattttacaaacaaaaatgactttgtttttacaataattacaattcaaaTGTCAAAAACAGAAATTCATTatcattctatttttttttataataggaaATATTAATTTGGATTGGCAATGAGGGGtttgctattttatttatttaaaatgataagattttataatatacctagtccaataggtaatatacctaaatttctTACGTATATTTGAAaagatgataaaaaattatttacataaaaaaagtatttgttcCGAGTAATAATCAGTTATGTATATTAAACCTTGagttcaataaaaatacaaagttaGCCAATGTTCATAATACCCAATAGGTACATTGACACTTGAGATCTGTTAAAATGTGACATTACTTTTAGTGATGGCAGCCGTGAGTGTGGTTTTGCCGTGATCTACGTGTCCAATAGTGCCAATGTTACAATGCGGTTTGACCCTCTGGAATACTTTCTTTTCAGATGGCGCAGCGTACATTCGAGCACAACCCACGACCGGACCGACGGCATTCTGTCTTCGTAAGACGTCGTTTAGGCACCTCTGCAGGGGAACATTGTATTTCTGTGCAAAACCCAAACAGTcggtaatgataataaaaaataaatatacgccCGATCCCGCATACTCACGCGCAGCGTTTGAAAGTATCTGTTCAGCTGTGCAGGCGATTTGTTCTTGGGCACTGGAAGTAAAGCAACGATAGGTACGTAGGCATATTAGAAAAATCACGTCCTAGGATATTGACTAAGAAAAATTGTAGGACTTACGCGTGTAACAGATTAATTTACTGGTCTTCAACATTGTGGCCATGTTTCCGCTTGGCAACGACGATTATTGATGGACCGACTGGGCCGAGTCTGTCTTCTGGGTATagttatggtatattataaagttatgtCGAACCTGTAAAACGCGTGTGGTGCTGTAGCTGTAGTTAATATTTTCTCTATTATCAAAATCGAATGTCGGCGAATGCCGATTTCGTACCTCGTCTTGCTCGGTGTGCCTGTCTGATAATATTGGTGAGCTAGCATCTGATCTACGTGCTCATGGAGGATAAAACGGAAAAAAGCGAATAAGGaacgatgataataaaaatatgaccgAATGGCGGCAAATCGTCGTTgcgttcatattattttttagtctcggtcatggtacatttaatttatcatgGTCTCGGTCGAGACTAcaatcataaatatttgtatagtaatttataatagcattatagtaattattagtattatatacgtaaatatataaccatatcataaataaatcataact
The Metopolophium dirhodum isolate CAU chromosome 7, ASM1992520v1, whole genome shotgun sequence DNA segment above includes these coding regions:
- the LOC132949369 gene encoding elongation factor Tu, mitochondrial-like, producing MATMLKTSKLICYTLPKNKSPAQLNRYFQTLRKYNVPLQRCLNDVLRRQNAVGPVVGCARMYAAPSEKKVFQRVKPHCNIGTIGHVDHGKTTLTAAITKILSTKKMAKMKQYADIDNAPEEKARGITINVAHVEYETEARHYSHTDCPGHADYIKNMITGTNQMDGAILVVAATDGAMPQTREHLLLAKQIGIGHIIVFINKVDAADSEMVELVEMEIRELLTEMGFDGENLPVIKGSALCALEGKEPEIGEKAIEALLAEVDKYVPQPIRDLDKPFMLPVEHVYSIPGRGTVVTGRLERGIIKKGNECEFVGYNKVIKSTITGVEMFHKILEEAQAGDQLGALIKGTKRDDLRRGMVLAKPGTVKMQDFVSTQVYVLNKDEGGNGKPLVPYQQMQMYSKTWDCACQLNIVGKEMVMPGEDCSVELKMIRPMVLEKGQRFTLRVAGATVGTGVITEIKKRLLDDERRGLLEGKKAREKKNAE